One Kineococcus aurantiacus genomic window carries:
- a CDS encoding gluconate:H+ symporter translates to MPVSVPLSVPGVVPAAVQAAAWTGHDTRLVVAALLGIAVVVVTVSWAKLNAFIALLLGSAVLGLVAGLSVSDIVTSFSIGLGDADGAAGGAGKTFADVGILVALGAVLGRFLADSGGANEIVDRIVDRVHGKALPWALAGAAALVGLPMFFEIGLVLLVPIVLLVVKRTGRPVLALGIPALAGLSVLHGFVPPHPGPLVAISNLKADLGLTLGFGLLLAIPTVVVAGPLLAPLVSRFGPQDAEHLPTSGGDLGGAQEHTRRPKLVAVLTVVLLPVVLMLARAVAEIVSEKGNAVHDLLYALGTPLVALLIGALVAIVLLGLGVGMDRRAIGATIDGSLPPIASTLLIIAAGGGFKQVLIDAGVGQLVGTQAASLALSPLILGWLVAVFIRLATGSATVATITAAGIVAPLAGDLSANHLALLALSIGAGSLFFSHVNDVGFWLVKQYFGLTVGQTLKSWSVMETVISVCGLLGVLLLSLVV, encoded by the coding sequence ATGCCCGTGTCCGTCCCCCTGTCCGTGCCGGGGGTCGTCCCGGCGGCGGTCCAGGCCGCCGCCTGGACCGGCCACGACACGCGGCTGGTGGTCGCGGCGCTGCTCGGCATCGCCGTCGTCGTCGTCACCGTCTCCTGGGCCAAGCTCAACGCGTTCATCGCGCTGCTGCTCGGGTCGGCCGTCCTCGGCCTGGTCGCCGGGCTGTCGGTGAGCGACATCGTCACCTCCTTCTCCATCGGGCTCGGTGACGCCGACGGTGCCGCGGGCGGTGCGGGGAAGACGTTCGCTGACGTCGGGATCCTCGTGGCCCTGGGGGCCGTCCTGGGCCGGTTCCTCGCCGACTCCGGCGGCGCCAACGAGATCGTCGACCGGATCGTCGACCGCGTCCACGGCAAGGCGCTGCCGTGGGCGCTGGCCGGGGCCGCCGCCCTCGTCGGGCTGCCGATGTTCTTCGAGATCGGGCTGGTGCTGCTCGTCCCGATCGTGCTGCTCGTCGTCAAGCGGACGGGCCGGCCCGTCCTGGCGCTCGGCATCCCCGCCCTGGCCGGGCTGTCCGTCCTGCACGGGTTCGTGCCCCCGCACCCCGGCCCGCTGGTGGCCATCTCCAACCTCAAGGCCGACCTGGGCCTCACGCTCGGGTTCGGGCTGCTGCTGGCCATCCCCACGGTGGTGGTCGCCGGCCCGCTCCTGGCCCCGCTGGTCTCCCGGTTCGGCCCGCAGGACGCCGAGCACCTGCCGACGTCCGGCGGCGACCTCGGCGGCGCGCAGGAGCACACCCGCCGCCCGAAGCTGGTCGCGGTGCTCACCGTGGTGCTGCTGCCCGTCGTCCTCATGCTGGCCCGCGCCGTCGCCGAGATCGTCTCGGAGAAGGGCAACGCGGTCCACGACCTGCTGTACGCGCTGGGGACGCCGCTGGTGGCGCTGCTCATCGGCGCGCTGGTCGCCATCGTGCTGCTGGGCCTGGGCGTCGGCATGGACCGCCGCGCGATCGGCGCCACCATCGACGGCTCGCTGCCGCCGATCGCCTCGACGCTGCTCATCATCGCCGCCGGCGGCGGCTTCAAGCAGGTCCTCATCGACGCCGGGGTCGGCCAGCTCGTGGGGACCCAGGCGGCCTCCCTCGCCCTGTCGCCGCTGATCCTCGGCTGGCTCGTCGCCGTCTTCATCCGGCTCGCGACCGGGTCGGCGACGGTCGCCACCATCACCGCGGCCGGCATCGTCGCCCCCCTCGCCGGCGACCTCAGCGCCAACCACCTCGCGCTCCTGGCCCTGTCGATCGGCGCCGGGTCGCTGTTCTTCTCCCACGTCAACGACGTCGGGTTCTGGCTCGTGAAGCAGTACTTCGGGCTGACCGTGGGGCAGACGCTCAAGAGCTGGTCGGTGATGGAGACCGTCATCTCGGTGTGCGGCCTGCTCGGCGTGCTGCTGCTGAGCCTGGTCGTGTGA
- a CDS encoding gluconokinase gives MGVSGSGKTTLAQDLSKARGWTYAEGDDFHSQANVEKMRSGHPLTDEDRWPWLRSIAAWIGEREEAGESAVVTCSALKRAYRDLLAQDNPSVVFCELKVPDEVLQERLAHREGHYMPASLLRSQLDTLEDLHPDERGFRVRVQGGPAQVLDEVLRHL, from the coding sequence ATGGGCGTCTCGGGCAGCGGGAAGACGACCCTGGCCCAGGACCTGTCGAAGGCCAGGGGGTGGACGTACGCCGAGGGCGACGACTTCCACAGCCAGGCCAACGTCGAGAAGATGCGGTCGGGGCACCCCCTGACCGACGAGGACCGCTGGCCGTGGCTGCGGTCCATCGCGGCGTGGATCGGCGAGCGCGAGGAGGCGGGGGAGTCGGCCGTCGTCACGTGCTCCGCGCTCAAGCGCGCCTACCGGGACCTGCTCGCCCAGGACAACCCCTCCGTCGTCTTCTGCGAGCTGAAGGTGCCCGACGAGGTGCTCCAGGAGCGGCTCGCCCACCGCGAGGGGCACTACATGCCGGCCTCGCTGCTGCGCAGCCAGCTCGACACCCTGGAGGACCTGCACCCCGACGAGCGCGGCTTCCGCGTCCGGGTGCAGGGTGGACCCGCCCAAGTTCTCGACGAGGTGCTGCGCCACCTCTGA
- a CDS encoding amino-acid N-acetyltransferase produces the protein MPSPTNVSADITVRPARTGDVRDVRRLVEEYARQRILLGKELITLYEAVQEFVVAEHEGRVVGCGALHVLWEDLGEVRTLAVDPAVRGTGTGHLILTALLDRADALGLTRLFCLTFETAFFERHGFVEIEGTPVEPEVYAEMLRSHDEGVAEFLDLARVKPNTLGNSRMLRVTGGNA, from the coding sequence GTGCCGAGCCCCACGAACGTCAGCGCCGACATCACGGTCCGCCCCGCCCGCACCGGCGACGTCCGCGACGTCCGCCGCCTGGTGGAGGAGTACGCCCGGCAGCGCATCCTGCTCGGCAAGGAGCTCATCACCCTGTACGAGGCCGTCCAGGAGTTCGTCGTCGCCGAGCACGAGGGGCGGGTCGTGGGGTGCGGGGCGCTGCACGTGCTGTGGGAGGACCTCGGCGAGGTGCGCACCCTCGCCGTCGACCCCGCCGTCCGCGGCACGGGCACGGGCCACCTCATCCTCACCGCGCTGCTGGACCGCGCCGACGCCCTCGGCCTCACCCGGCTCTTCTGCCTGACCTTCGAGACGGCCTTCTTCGAACGCCACGGCTTCGTAGAGATCGAGGGGACACCCGTCGAGCCGGAGGTCTACGCCGAGATGCTGCGCAGCCACGACGAGGGGGTCGCGGAGTTCCTCGACCTGGCGCGCGTCAAACCGAACACGTTGGGCAACAGCAGGATGCTGCGGGTCACAGGAGGCAACGCGTGA
- a CDS encoding ATP-dependent Clp protease ATP-binding subunit — translation MFERFTDRARRVVVLAQEEARMLNHNYIGTEHILLGLIHEGEGVAAKALESLGISLDAVREQVQEIIGQGQQAPSGHIPFTPRAKKVLELSLREALQLGHNYIGTEHILLGLIREGEGVAAQVLVKLGADLNRVRQQVIQLLSGYQGKEPATAGGPQEGTPSGSLVLDQFGRNLTQAAREGKLDPVIGRDPQIERVMQVLSRRTKNNPILIGEPGVGKTAVVEGLAQAVVRGEVPETLKDKQIYTLDLGALVAGSRYRGDFEERLRKVLKEIRTRGDIILFIDEIHTLVGAGAAEGAIDAASILKPMLARGELQTVGATTLDEFRKHIEKDPALERRFQPIQVPEPNLAHAIEILKGLRDRYEAHHRVSITDAALVAAATLADRYVNDRYLPDKAIDLIDEAGARLRIRRMTAPPDLREFDERIADVRREKESAIDAQDFEKAASLRDKEKKLLAQKGEREKQWKSGDMDVVAEVDEELIAEVLATATGIPVVRLTEEESSRLLHMEDELHKRVIGQNDAIKALSQAIRRTRAGLKDPKRPGGSFIFAGPTGVGKTELAKALAEFLFGEEDALIQLDMSEFSEKHTVSRLFGSPPGYVGYEEGGQLTEKVRRKPFSVVLFDEVEKAHPDIFNSLLQILEDGRLTDSQGRQVDFKNTVIIMTTNLGTRDISKGVGTGFAAGSQTQLTNYERMKSKVNEELKQHFRPEFLNRVDDIVVFPQLTQEEIIQIVDLFIKRVDDRLKDKDMGIELTPSAKVLLATKGYDPVLGARPLRRTIQRDIEDVLSEKILFGDLRPGQIVSVDTEGEGQEQKFTFEGTSQEDLPVTVPVGDVPTED, via the coding sequence ATGTTCGAGAGGTTCACCGACCGCGCCCGACGGGTCGTCGTCCTGGCCCAGGAAGAGGCCCGGATGCTCAACCACAACTACATCGGGACCGAGCACATCCTGCTCGGCCTGATCCACGAGGGCGAAGGCGTCGCCGCCAAGGCCCTCGAGTCGCTGGGCATCTCCTTGGACGCGGTCCGCGAGCAGGTCCAGGAGATCATCGGTCAGGGCCAGCAGGCCCCGTCCGGGCACATCCCCTTCACCCCCCGCGCGAAGAAGGTCCTCGAGCTGTCGCTGCGCGAGGCGCTGCAGCTCGGGCACAACTACATCGGGACCGAGCACATCCTGCTCGGCCTCATCCGCGAGGGCGAGGGCGTCGCCGCCCAGGTGCTCGTCAAGCTCGGCGCCGACCTCAACCGGGTGCGTCAGCAGGTCATCCAGCTGCTGTCCGGCTACCAGGGCAAGGAGCCCGCGACCGCCGGCGGTCCCCAGGAGGGCACCCCGTCCGGGTCCCTCGTGCTGGACCAGTTCGGCCGCAACCTCACCCAGGCCGCCCGCGAGGGCAAGCTGGACCCGGTCATCGGCCGCGACCCGCAGATCGAGCGCGTCATGCAGGTCCTCTCGCGCCGCACGAAGAACAACCCGATCCTCATCGGCGAGCCCGGTGTCGGGAAGACCGCCGTCGTCGAGGGCCTCGCGCAGGCCGTCGTGCGCGGCGAGGTGCCCGAGACCCTCAAGGACAAGCAGATCTACACCCTCGACCTCGGCGCCCTCGTCGCCGGGTCCCGCTACCGCGGTGACTTCGAGGAGCGGCTGCGCAAGGTCCTCAAGGAGATCCGCACCCGCGGCGACATCATCCTGTTCATCGACGAGATCCACACCCTCGTCGGGGCCGGTGCCGCCGAGGGCGCCATCGACGCCGCCAGCATCCTCAAGCCCATGCTGGCCCGCGGTGAGCTGCAGACCGTCGGGGCCACGACCCTGGACGAGTTCCGCAAGCACATCGAGAAGGACCCGGCCCTCGAGCGGCGCTTCCAGCCGATCCAGGTCCCCGAGCCCAACCTCGCCCACGCCATCGAGATCCTCAAGGGTCTGCGCGACCGGTACGAGGCGCACCACCGCGTCTCGATCACCGACGCCGCGCTGGTGGCCGCCGCGACGCTGGCCGACCGCTACGTCAACGACCGGTACCTGCCGGACAAGGCGATCGACCTCATCGACGAGGCGGGCGCGCGACTGCGCATCCGCCGCATGACCGCACCGCCGGACCTGCGCGAGTTCGACGAGCGCATCGCCGACGTCCGCCGCGAGAAGGAGAGCGCGATCGACGCGCAGGACTTCGAGAAGGCGGCCTCCCTGCGCGACAAGGAGAAGAAGCTCCTCGCGCAGAAGGGCGAGCGCGAGAAGCAGTGGAAGTCCGGTGACATGGACGTCGTCGCCGAGGTCGACGAGGAGCTGATCGCGGAGGTCCTGGCCACCGCCACCGGCATCCCGGTCGTCCGGCTGACCGAGGAGGAGTCCTCGCGGCTGCTCCACATGGAGGATGAGCTGCACAAGCGCGTCATCGGCCAGAACGACGCCATCAAGGCGCTGTCGCAGGCCATCCGGCGCACGCGTGCGGGTCTGAAGGACCCCAAGCGCCCCGGCGGGTCGTTCATCTTCGCCGGCCCCACCGGCGTCGGGAAGACCGAGCTCGCCAAGGCCCTCGCGGAGTTCCTCTTCGGCGAGGAGGACGCGCTCATCCAGCTCGACATGAGCGAGTTCTCCGAGAAGCACACCGTCTCGCGGCTGTTCGGCTCGCCCCCCGGCTACGTCGGGTACGAGGAGGGTGGCCAGCTGACGGAGAAGGTGCGCCGCAAGCCGTTCTCGGTCGTCCTCTTCGACGAGGTCGAGAAGGCCCACCCGGACATCTTCAACTCGCTGCTGCAGATCCTCGAGGACGGTCGCCTGACCGACTCCCAGGGCCGCCAGGTGGACTTCAAGAACACCGTGATCATCATGACCACGAACCTCGGCACCCGGGACATCTCCAAGGGCGTCGGCACCGGGTTCGCGGCCGGGTCCCAGACCCAGCTGACGAACTACGAGCGGATGAAGTCGAAGGTCAACGAGGAGCTCAAGCAGCACTTCCGGCCCGAGTTCCTCAACCGCGTCGACGACATCGTCGTGTTCCCGCAGCTGACGCAGGAGGAGATCATCCAGATCGTCGACCTGTTCATCAAGCGGGTCGACGACCGCCTCAAGGACAAGGACATGGGCATCGAGCTCACGCCCTCGGCCAAGGTGCTGCTGGCGACCAAGGGCTACGACCCGGTCCTGGGCGCCCGCCCGTTGCGCCGCACCATCCAGCGCGACATCGAGGACGTCCTGTCCGAGAAGATCCTCTTCGGCGACCTGCGCCCCGGCCAGATCGTCTCGGTCGACACCGAGGGCGAGGGCCAGGAGCAGAAGTTCACCTTCGAGGGCACCTCGCAGGAGGACCTCCCGGTGACCGTCCCCGTCGGGGACGTCCCCACCGAGGACTGA
- a CDS encoding citrate/2-methylcitrate synthase: MTDTQVPPGLKGVVVTTTELGDVRGEEGFFHYRQHSAVDLARTRTVEDVWHLLHRGRLPSPPELAAFRAEVAAARALPAELTALLPALAPLPPLAGLRTALSALPGARPVYDADPAERAADALRVCALTPTVLAALHRHRRGLPPVAPRDDLDAAAHWLWLLHGTEADPRHADALRRYLVATVDHGFNASTFTARVVASTGADVPAAVVAALGAFSGPLHGGAPDRALAALEEIGTPDRAEGWVRAQLAAGGRVMGFGHAVYRTEDPRSVLLRETALELGGPLVDLAVEVERRVVRTLAELKPGRALHANVEYYAGVVMSLCGLEPALFTPTFATSRVVGWTANVLEQATDPRIIRPSARYVGPEPGRRPAPPAARERT; this comes from the coding sequence ATGACCGACACGCAGGTGCCCCCGGGGCTGAAGGGCGTGGTCGTCACGACCACCGAGCTCGGCGACGTCCGGGGCGAGGAGGGGTTCTTCCACTACCGGCAGCACTCGGCCGTCGACCTGGCCCGCACGCGCACGGTCGAGGACGTCTGGCACCTGCTGCACCGCGGCCGGCTGCCCTCGCCCCCCGAGCTGGCCGCCTTCCGCGCCGAGGTCGCCGCCGCCCGCGCCCTGCCCGCGGAGCTGACCGCCCTGCTGCCGGCCCTGGCCCCGCTGCCGCCGCTGGCCGGGCTGCGGACGGCGCTGTCCGCGCTGCCCGGCGCGCGGCCCGTCTACGACGCCGACCCCGCCGAGCGGGCCGCGGACGCGCTGCGCGTGTGCGCCCTGACCCCCACCGTGCTGGCCGCCCTGCACCGGCACCGCCGCGGCCTGCCGCCCGTGGCGCCCCGCGACGACCTCGACGCCGCCGCGCACTGGCTGTGGCTGCTGCACGGCACCGAGGCCGACCCCCGGCACGCCGACGCGCTGCGCCGCTACCTCGTCGCCACCGTCGACCACGGCTTCAACGCCTCCACGTTCACCGCGCGCGTCGTGGCCTCCACCGGCGCCGACGTGCCCGCCGCCGTCGTCGCCGCGCTCGGGGCGTTCTCCGGCCCCCTGCACGGCGGGGCCCCCGACCGGGCGCTGGCGGCCCTGGAGGAGATCGGCACCCCGGACCGGGCCGAGGGCTGGGTGCGCGCCCAGCTCGCCGCCGGCGGGCGCGTCATGGGCTTCGGGCACGCCGTCTACCGGACGGAGGACCCGCGGTCGGTGCTGCTGCGCGAGACCGCCCTGGAGCTCGGCGGGCCCCTGGTCGACCTGGCCGTCGAGGTCGAGCGGCGCGTGGTGCGGACGCTGGCCGAGCTCAAGCCGGGCCGGGCGCTGCACGCCAACGTCGAGTACTACGCCGGCGTCGTCATGTCGCTGTGCGGGCTGGAGCCGGCCCTGTTCACCCCCACGTTCGCCACCAGCCGGGTCGTGGGGTGGACCGCGAACGTGCTGGAGCAGGCGACCGACCCCCGGATCATCCGGCCCTCGGCCCGCTACGTGGGCCCCGAGCCGGGCCGCCGGCCGGCCCCCCCGGCCGCGCGGGAGCGGACCTGA
- a CDS encoding citrate/2-methylcitrate synthase — translation MDEIPTAEAAHRLGVKTATLYAYVSRGLLTPRRTAAGSLFDAGQVAALARRGRDRPSGAVETVRSGLTSLDGDRLRYRGRDAVELSRTASFEEVARLLWTGTAVAGALARDEELTAGVAAVVGGLPPRVRPPARLRVAVAVAGALRPASAGADPEPLLAAVLGVTTTVADAVDATLGSPGGWGPALVLLADHGLAVSTVAARVAASARAPLSSVLSAALGAADGPLHASASTAAHRFLEQALADGPARAVAERRRSQERPPGFGHVLYAARDPRAEELLGALPPGPVADVVPPLVEQVVRAHGAAAFPNVDLGLAAHALAHGLAADAGEFVFEVARTAGWVAHALEEYRAPGLRFRVRGLHGQ, via the coding sequence GTGGACGAGATCCCCACGGCCGAGGCCGCGCACCGGCTGGGCGTGAAGACGGCGACGCTGTACGCCTACGTCAGCCGCGGTCTGCTGACCCCGCGCCGGACCGCGGCGGGCAGCCTGTTCGACGCCGGGCAGGTCGCGGCGCTCGCCCGCCGCGGCCGCGACCGACCGTCGGGGGCCGTGGAGACGGTGCGCAGCGGCCTGACGTCGCTGGACGGGGACCGGCTGCGCTACCGGGGCCGCGACGCCGTGGAGCTGAGCCGGACGGCCTCGTTCGAGGAGGTGGCGCGGCTGCTGTGGACGGGCACCGCGGTCGCGGGCGCCCTCGCCCGCGACGAGGAGCTGACCGCCGGGGTGGCCGCCGTCGTGGGCGGGCTGCCGCCGCGGGTCCGGCCACCGGCCCGGCTGCGGGTGGCGGTCGCGGTGGCCGGCGCGCTGCGTCCCGCCTCGGCCGGGGCCGACCCCGAGCCGCTGCTGGCGGCCGTGCTGGGCGTCACGACGACGGTCGCCGACGCGGTGGACGCCACCCTGGGCTCCCCCGGCGGCTGGGGCCCGGCGCTGGTCCTGCTCGCCGACCACGGCCTGGCGGTCTCCACGGTGGCGGCGCGGGTCGCGGCCAGCGCGCGGGCCCCGCTGTCCTCGGTCCTGTCGGCGGCCCTGGGCGCGGCGGACGGCCCGCTGCACGCCAGCGCCAGCACCGCGGCGCACCGGTTCCTGGAGCAGGCGCTGGCCGACGGGCCGGCGCGCGCGGTCGCCGAGCGGCGCCGCAGCCAGGAGCGGCCGCCGGGGTTCGGCCACGTCCTGTACGCCGCGCGCGACCCCCGGGCCGAGGAGCTGCTCGGTGCCCTGCCGCCGGGCCCGGTGGCGGACGTGGTGCCGCCGCTGGTGGAGCAGGTGGTCCGCGCCCACGGGGCGGCGGCCTTCCCGAACGTCGACCTGGGGCTGGCGGCGCACGCCCTGGCGCACGGGCTGGCGGCCGACGCCGGGGAGTTCGTCTTCGAGGTGGCCCGCACGGCGGGCTGGGTGGCGCACGCCCTGGAGGAGTACCGGGCGCCGGGGCTGCGGTTCCGCGTCCGGGGCCTGCACGGGCAGTGA
- a CDS encoding ABC transporter permease translates to MSAATVQVQPFRPVERRVTPAGLLRSEWIKFWSVRSVVITMLASVVATVGLGVLFSLAARSALSSGGAAAAEAGVDPFTFSMMGAQFASLVVAAVGVILIAGEFSTGMIRTSFAAAPGRVGVLLAKAVVLAVNVLVLQGVAVLVAFLLGQAVLDTRGFGISLGDDHVLRALAGTVLTLVGVSLVGLAVGALLRNPAGAIVTVVAALFIVPNLLGLIPDSWGGEEINKFFLTNSVMNLGSLDPVPGYLDNGPGVAVFALWVVGLGALAALALRTRDV, encoded by the coding sequence ATGAGCGCCGCGACCGTCCAGGTCCAGCCGTTCCGCCCCGTCGAGCGGCGGGTGACCCCCGCCGGTCTCCTGCGCTCGGAGTGGATCAAGTTCTGGAGCGTCCGCTCCGTCGTCATCACGATGCTGGCCTCGGTCGTGGCCACCGTCGGCCTCGGCGTCCTGTTCTCCCTCGCGGCCCGCTCGGCGCTCAGCTCCGGCGGGGCCGCGGCCGCCGAGGCGGGTGTGGACCCCTTCACCTTCAGCATGATGGGCGCGCAGTTCGCCTCGCTCGTCGTGGCGGCCGTCGGGGTCATCCTCATCGCCGGGGAGTTCTCCACCGGGATGATCCGCACCTCCTTCGCCGCGGCCCCGGGCCGGGTGGGGGTGCTGCTGGCCAAGGCCGTCGTGCTGGCGGTGAACGTCCTGGTGCTGCAGGGCGTGGCCGTCCTCGTGGCCTTCCTCCTCGGCCAGGCCGTCCTGGACACCCGCGGCTTCGGGATCTCCCTGGGTGACGACCACGTGCTGCGGGCCCTGGCCGGGACCGTCCTCACCCTCGTCGGCGTCTCCCTCGTCGGGCTCGCCGTCGGTGCGCTGCTGCGCAACCCGGCGGGGGCGATCGTCACGGTCGTCGCGGCCCTGTTCATCGTGCCCAACCTGCTCGGCCTGATCCCCGACTCCTGGGGCGGGGAGGAGATCAACAAGTTCTTCCTCACCAACAGCGTCATGAACCTGGGCAGCCTCGACCCGGTCCCGGGGTACCTGGACAACGGTCCGGGGGTCGCGGTCTTCGCCCTGTGGGTCGTCGGCCTCGGCGCGCTCGCCGCGCTGGCGCTGCGCACGCGCGACGTCTGA
- a CDS encoding ABC transporter ATP-binding protein — MIEAVGLRKVYGKKVAVHDLSFTVRPGIVTGFLGPNGSGKSTTMRMIVGLDRPTAGQVLVDGKPFSAHRAPLSTVGALLDAKAVHTGRSAYRHLQAMAATAGIPASRVHEVVDLVGLGEVARKRAGGFSLGMGQRLGIASALLGDPATVMFDEPVNGLDPDGILWIRNLMKELARQGRAVFVSSHLMSEMALTAEHLVVIGKGRLIADESVKAFVDRVQPRGVTVRSPQVEQLRELVTAEGGTLAPREDGSFDVRDLSAERIGDAAARRGVALHELTTVKASLEEAFMELTANAVEYQAHRGGDQPPVVVPEPATPVREEVAR; from the coding sequence ATGATCGAGGCGGTCGGCCTGCGCAAGGTCTACGGCAAGAAGGTGGCCGTGCACGACCTCAGCTTCACCGTGCGCCCGGGCATCGTCACCGGGTTCCTCGGGCCCAACGGGTCCGGCAAGTCCACGACGATGCGGATGATCGTCGGCCTCGACCGGCCGACCGCGGGGCAGGTGCTGGTCGACGGCAAGCCGTTCTCCGCCCACCGGGCCCCGCTGTCCACCGTCGGGGCGCTGCTGGACGCCAAGGCCGTCCACACCGGCCGCTCGGCCTACCGGCACCTGCAGGCGATGGCCGCCACCGCGGGCATCCCCGCCTCCCGCGTGCACGAGGTCGTCGACCTCGTCGGTCTGGGCGAGGTCGCCCGCAAGCGCGCCGGCGGGTTCTCCCTCGGCATGGGCCAGCGCCTCGGCATCGCCTCGGCGCTGCTCGGCGACCCCGCGACCGTCATGTTCGACGAGCCCGTCAACGGCCTCGACCCCGACGGCATCCTGTGGATCCGCAACCTCATGAAGGAGCTCGCCCGGCAGGGGCGCGCGGTCTTCGTGTCCTCGCACCTCATGAGCGAGATGGCGCTGACCGCCGAGCACCTCGTCGTCATCGGCAAGGGCCGGCTCATCGCCGACGAGAGCGTCAAGGCGTTCGTCGACCGCGTGCAGCCGCGCGGCGTCACGGTCCGCTCCCCGCAGGTGGAGCAGCTGCGCGAGCTCGTCACCGCCGAGGGCGGCACCCTGGCGCCCCGCGAGGACGGCAGCTTCGACGTGCGGGACCTGTCCGCCGAGCGCATCGGGGACGCCGCCGCCCGCCGCGGCGTCGCCCTGCACGAGCTCACCACCGTCAAGGCGTCCCTGGAGGAGGCCTTCATGGAGCTCACCGCGAACGCCGTCGAGTACCAGGCCCACCGCGGCGGGGACCAGCCCCCCGTCGTCGTCCCCGAACCCGCGACCCCCGTGCGAGAGGAGGTCGCCCGATGA
- a CDS encoding histone-like nucleoid-structuring protein Lsr2: protein MAQKVQVLLVDDIDDGEATETVTFSLDGVNYEIDLSDEHAAALREAFAPWVGHARRVGGRAGSGRKAAAAPRPAAKSAGGSERDTGEVRTWARENGYTVSDRGRISAEVLQAFDAAH, encoded by the coding sequence ATGGCGCAGAAGGTCCAGGTCCTCCTCGTCGACGACATCGACGACGGTGAGGCCACCGAGACGGTGACCTTCTCCCTCGACGGGGTCAACTACGAGATCGACCTCTCCGACGAGCACGCCGCCGCCCTGCGCGAGGCCTTCGCGCCGTGGGTCGGGCACGCCCGCCGGGTCGGCGGTCGCGCCGGGTCCGGCCGCAAGGCCGCCGCCGCTCCCCGCCCGGCCGCCAAGTCCGCCGGCGGCTCCGAGCGCGACACCGGCGAGGTCCGCACCTGGGCCCGCGAGAACGGCTACACGGTCTCCGACCGCGGCCGCATCTCCGCCGAGGTGCTGCAGGCCTTCGACGCCGCGCACTGA